The proteins below come from a single Azospirillum thermophilum genomic window:
- a CDS encoding LysR family transcriptional regulator, with the protein MRLRQIEVFRAVMLAGTVSGAARLLNVTQPAVTNVLLHTEDELGIKLFERIKGRLYPTAEGRALYAEVERAFADIENLRKLAANLRGGRSGNLRITASPALCIEIIPLAICRFLQKHPDVNIQVETHNYRDVLNSVLVQNVDIGFTFNPQPHPALDAEPIAEGSLVGLFPSAMADGLPERVSLASFQDLPLIGLHTDDPLGNILRGACQGANVLLAPRVEVKTNRIALALVQNGAGAAILDQYTAASADPERVRVKALQQDLRFTVNVIRARHHTRSVIEQHFVAEVVEVERLVARAAQERLGG; encoded by the coding sequence ATGCGGCTGCGGCAGATCGAGGTGTTCCGGGCGGTGATGCTGGCCGGGACGGTGAGCGGCGCGGCGCGCCTGCTGAACGTGACCCAGCCCGCCGTCACCAACGTCCTCCTCCACACCGAGGACGAGCTGGGCATCAAGCTGTTCGAGCGGATCAAGGGCCGCCTCTACCCGACGGCGGAGGGCCGCGCGCTCTACGCCGAGGTGGAGCGCGCCTTCGCCGACATCGAGAATCTGCGCAAGCTCGCCGCCAACCTGCGCGGTGGCCGCTCGGGCAACCTGCGCATCACCGCCAGCCCGGCGCTGTGCATCGAGATCATCCCGCTCGCCATCTGCCGCTTCCTGCAGAAGCACCCCGACGTCAACATCCAGGTGGAGACGCACAATTACCGCGACGTGCTGAACTCCGTCCTGGTGCAGAACGTCGACATCGGCTTCACCTTCAACCCGCAGCCCCACCCGGCGCTGGATGCCGAGCCGATCGCCGAAGGCTCCCTCGTCGGCCTGTTCCCCAGCGCGATGGCGGACGGCCTGCCCGAGCGCGTCTCGCTCGCCAGCTTCCAGGATCTGCCGCTGATCGGGCTGCACACCGACGACCCGCTCGGCAACATCCTGCGCGGCGCCTGCCAGGGGGCGAACGTCCTGCTCGCCCCGCGGGTCGAGGTGAAGACCAACCGCATCGCGCTCGCCCTGGTGCAGAACGGGGCGGGAGCGGCGATCCTCGACCAGTACACCGCCGCCTCCGCCGATCCGGAGCGGGTGCGGGTCAAGGCGCTGCAGCAGGATCTGCGTTTCACCGTCAACGTCATCCGCGCCCGCCACCACACCCGCTCGGTCATCGAGCAGCATTTCGTCGCCGAGGTGGTGGAGGTCGAACGGCTGGTCGCCAGGGCCGCCCAGGAGCGGCTCGGAGGCTGA
- a CDS encoding methyl-accepting chemotaxis protein, which translates to MNLSIAAKLGLGFGSLMALLLILGLIAWRGAAQTSEQIQLSAAQGEILESTIRADGILLQARLAVVRYFYLGGESTAAAAKTQLAKFQETLSGLRTRMRLEENRRTIDDILSIKEHYAAAFDDGVRLRSQRQQLISEVAYDLGSRIRDVLGDIRKAEADAGRADAALSVVRLEEKVWTARILAARLIEGDTTYDLATLRKQMDAAAQAIADLAPVLTVPEQKERLAQAGTLLRSYTAGIEKLVQAMADLDRLTAERLTPLSVAIMEKSALLQQRVDAIQTAGRDTAVASAMFAESAAEWLTPLAAVIGALCAWLIARSISRPMEAMTLAMGRLAERDTEVLVPSVGARNEIGRMAGAVQIFKENLIRTIALEKEASESAARIERERKATMAQLADQFESTVLHVVEAVSSAAGQLQSNAQGMSSIAEETAKQSLLVASVTEQASSNLQTVASAAEEMNSSIGEISRQVTDASRVSKDAVVEAEQTNATVEGLAVAAQRIGDVVGLIQDIASQTNLLALNATIEAARAGEAGKGFAVVASEVKQLATQTARATDDISAQIAEIQTQTASAVTAIRSIGRTITQVNEISSTIAAAVEEQSAATAEIGRNVQNVAEGAQNVTAAIAGVSKGAGDAGTASEQVLGAAGQLSNEAERLRNEVSSFIAHIRAA; encoded by the coding sequence TTGAACCTGAGCATCGCGGCCAAGCTGGGGCTGGGGTTCGGAAGCCTTATGGCATTGCTGCTCATTCTCGGCCTGATCGCCTGGCGGGGGGCGGCGCAGACCAGCGAACAGATCCAGCTTTCGGCCGCGCAGGGGGAAATCCTGGAGTCGACGATCCGCGCCGACGGCATCCTGCTCCAGGCCCGGCTCGCCGTGGTGCGCTACTTCTATCTCGGTGGCGAATCCACGGCCGCGGCCGCGAAGACGCAGCTCGCCAAGTTCCAGGAGACCCTGTCCGGCCTGCGCACCCGGATGAGGCTGGAGGAGAACCGCCGGACGATCGACGACATCCTGTCCATCAAGGAGCATTACGCAGCGGCCTTCGACGACGGCGTCCGCTTGCGCTCGCAGCGCCAGCAACTGATCTCGGAGGTCGCCTACGATCTCGGCTCCAGGATCCGCGACGTGCTGGGCGACATCCGGAAGGCGGAGGCGGATGCCGGACGGGCGGACGCCGCGCTGTCCGTGGTCAGGCTGGAGGAGAAGGTTTGGACGGCCCGCATCCTGGCCGCCCGGCTGATCGAAGGCGACACGACCTACGACCTCGCCACGCTGCGCAAGCAGATGGACGCCGCGGCACAGGCCATCGCCGATCTCGCCCCCGTCCTGACGGTTCCCGAACAGAAGGAGCGGCTGGCGCAGGCGGGCACTCTGCTGCGCAGCTACACGGCCGGCATCGAGAAGCTGGTGCAGGCGATGGCGGATCTCGACAGGCTGACGGCGGAGCGCCTGACCCCGCTCAGCGTCGCCATCATGGAGAAGTCGGCCCTGCTCCAGCAGCGGGTCGATGCCATCCAGACCGCCGGCAGGGACACCGCCGTCGCCAGCGCGATGTTCGCCGAATCCGCCGCGGAGTGGCTGACCCCGCTTGCCGCGGTCATCGGCGCCCTGTGTGCATGGCTGATCGCCCGCAGCATCTCGCGGCCGATGGAGGCCATGACGCTGGCGATGGGCCGTCTGGCCGAGCGCGACACGGAGGTCCTGGTGCCCTCCGTCGGCGCGCGGAACGAGATCGGCCGGATGGCGGGCGCGGTCCAGATCTTCAAGGAGAACCTGATCCGCACCATCGCATTGGAGAAGGAGGCCAGCGAGTCCGCCGCCCGGATCGAGCGGGAGCGCAAGGCGACCATGGCGCAACTGGCGGACCAGTTCGAGTCGACCGTCCTGCATGTGGTGGAGGCGGTGTCCTCGGCGGCGGGCCAGCTTCAGTCCAACGCGCAGGGCATGTCCTCCATCGCGGAGGAAACGGCCAAGCAGTCCCTGCTGGTGGCATCGGTGACGGAACAGGCGAGCAGCAACCTGCAGACGGTGGCCTCCGCCGCCGAGGAGATGAACAGCTCCATCGGCGAGATCAGCCGGCAGGTGACCGACGCGTCGCGCGTCTCCAAGGACGCCGTGGTCGAAGCCGAGCAGACCAACGCGACGGTGGAAGGGCTGGCGGTCGCCGCGCAGCGGATCGGCGACGTGGTCGGCCTGATCCAGGACATCGCCAGCCAGACCAACCTGCTGGCGCTGAACGCCACCATCGAGGCGGCCCGCGCCGGCGAAGCGGGCAAGGGCTTCGCCGTCGTCGCCAGCGAGGTGAAGCAGCTGGCGACCCAGACGGCGCGGGCGACCGACGACATCTCGGCACAGATCGCGGAAATCCAGACCCAGACCGCGAGCGCCGTGACCGCCATCCGCAGCATCGGGCGGACCATCACCCAGGTGAACGAGATCTCCAGCACCATCGCCGCGGCGGTGGAGGAACAGAGCGCCGCGACGGCGGAGATCGGGCGCAACGTCCAGAACGTGGCGGAAGGGGCGCAGAACGTCACCGCCGCCATCGCCGGGGTCAGCAAGGGGGCAGGCGACGCGGGGACGGCGTCCGAGCAGGTGCTGGGCGCCGCAGGCCAACTGTCGAACGAGGCCGAGCGGCTGCGCAACGAGGTGAGCAGCTTCATCGCCCATATCCGCGCCGCCTGA
- the rocF gene encoding arginase → MLSSTMKPKQCRLIGAPVQDGAGRLGCEMGPSAFRTAGIARALADLGHSVTDLGNVSPVPLRPLSHGNAALKCLPEVAGWTAALAGAAYEASAGPDAMPIFMGGDHSLAAGTLTGLARRASDMGRELFVLWLDAHTDFHTLDSTESGNLHGVPMAYATGRPGFQGYFPPAPAHVDPHNVCMMGIRSVDPAEQRALENSGITIHDMRKIDEFGIAPLLRAFLQRVADANGLLHVSLDVDFLDPGIAPGVGTTVPGGATFREAHLIMEMLHDTGLVSSVDLVELNPFLDDRGRTAILMVDLLASLMGRRVLDYPTRSF, encoded by the coding sequence ATGCTATCCAGCACGATGAAGCCGAAGCAGTGCCGGCTGATCGGTGCACCGGTGCAGGACGGAGCCGGCCGGCTCGGCTGCGAGATGGGGCCGAGCGCCTTCCGCACCGCCGGCATCGCCAGGGCGCTGGCGGACCTCGGCCACAGCGTCACCGACCTCGGCAACGTGTCGCCGGTGCCGCTCCGGCCGCTGTCCCATGGCAACGCCGCGCTGAAATGCCTGCCGGAGGTCGCCGGCTGGACCGCGGCGCTCGCCGGTGCCGCCTATGAGGCGAGCGCCGGGCCGGACGCCATGCCGATCTTCATGGGCGGCGACCACAGCCTGGCCGCCGGCACGCTGACCGGCCTCGCCCGGCGGGCCTCCGACATGGGGCGCGAGCTGTTCGTCCTCTGGCTCGACGCCCATACCGACTTCCACACGCTCGACTCGACGGAGAGCGGCAACCTGCACGGCGTGCCGATGGCCTATGCGACCGGCCGGCCGGGGTTCCAGGGCTATTTCCCGCCGGCCCCGGCCCATGTCGATCCGCACAACGTCTGCATGATGGGCATCCGCAGCGTCGATCCGGCGGAGCAGCGGGCGCTGGAGAACTCCGGCATCACCATCCACGACATGCGCAAGATCGACGAGTTCGGCATCGCGCCGCTGCTGCGCGCCTTCCTGCAGCGGGTGGCGGACGCCAACGGCCTGCTGCATGTCAGCCTGGACGTGGATTTCCTCGATCCCGGCATCGCCCCCGGCGTCGGCACCACGGTGCCCGGCGGCGCCACCTTCCGCGAGGCGCATCTCATCATGGAGATGCTGCACGACACCGGCCTGGTCAGCAGCGTGGACCTGGTCGAACTCAACCCCTTCCTCGACGACCGCGGGCGGACCGCCATCCTGATGGTCGACCTGCTGGCAAGCCTGATGGGGCGCCGCGTCCTGGACTATCCCACGAGGAGCTTCTGA
- a CDS encoding ornithine cyclodeaminase produces MMIPNLNLVPFVSVDHMMKLVLRVGVERFLAELADYVEEDFRRWEAFDKTPRVASHSAEGVIELMPTSDGRVYGFKYVNGHPKNTKEGRQTVTAFGVLAEVDTGYPVLLTEMTILTALRTAATSAVAARHLAPRDASCMAIIGNGAQAEFQALAFKALLGIRDIRLYDIDPVATEKCVRNLQGQGLRITACRSTEEAVEGAHIITTVTADKQYATILTDNMVGAGVHINAVGGDCPGKTELHRDILLRSDIFVEYTPQTRIEGEIQQLAADHPVTELWQVMTGQAAGRRDARQITLFDSVGFAVEDFSALRYVRDKLAGTGLHQDLDLLADPDEPRDLFGMILRAAKPSPVGEAA; encoded by the coding sequence ATCATGATCCCCAACCTCAATCTCGTCCCCTTCGTCAGCGTCGACCACATGATGAAGCTGGTCCTGCGGGTGGGCGTCGAGCGCTTCCTCGCGGAACTGGCCGACTATGTCGAGGAGGATTTCCGCCGCTGGGAGGCCTTCGACAAGACCCCCCGCGTCGCCTCCCACAGCGCCGAGGGGGTGATCGAGCTGATGCCGACCAGCGACGGCCGGGTCTACGGCTTCAAGTACGTGAACGGCCACCCGAAGAACACGAAGGAGGGGCGGCAGACCGTCACCGCCTTCGGCGTGCTGGCGGAGGTCGACACCGGCTATCCGGTGCTGCTGACGGAGATGACCATCCTCACCGCGCTGCGCACCGCCGCCACCTCGGCGGTCGCGGCCAGGCACCTCGCCCCGCGCGACGCCTCCTGCATGGCGATCATCGGCAATGGCGCGCAGGCGGAGTTCCAGGCGCTCGCCTTCAAGGCGCTGCTCGGCATCCGCGACATCCGGCTCTACGACATCGATCCGGTCGCCACCGAGAAGTGCGTGCGCAACCTGCAGGGCCAGGGCCTGCGCATCACCGCCTGCCGCTCGACCGAGGAGGCGGTGGAGGGCGCCCACATCATCACCACCGTCACCGCCGACAAGCAGTATGCCACCATCCTGACCGACAACATGGTCGGGGCGGGTGTCCACATCAACGCGGTCGGCGGCGACTGCCCCGGCAAGACGGAGCTGCACCGCGACATCCTGCTGCGCTCGGACATCTTCGTGGAATACACGCCGCAGACCCGGATCGAGGGGGAGATCCAGCAGCTCGCCGCCGACCATCCGGTGACCGAGCTGTGGCAGGTGATGACCGGGCAGGCCGCCGGCCGCCGTGACGCCCGGCAGATCACCCTGTTCGATTCCGTCGGCTTCGCCGTCGAGGACTTCTCGGCCCTGCGCTATGTCCGCGACAAGCTGGCCGGCACCGGTCTCCACCAGGACCTCGACCTGCTGGCCGACCCGGACGAGCCGCGCGACCTGTTCGGCATGATCCTGCGCGCCGCCAAGCCGTCCCCGGTCGGCGAAGCGGCCTGA
- a CDS encoding Lrp/AsnC family transcriptional regulator: MDQLDEKLITLLRHDGRRSISDLAVELGVSRATVRSRMERLERSGVIIGYTVILRADTVEAPVRGIMLIEVEGHSADRAVKALSGFPEVLEIHSTNGRWDLIVELSAGSLPELDSVLRRIRLIPGITSSETNLLLATPRSTRARL, encoded by the coding sequence ATGGACCAGCTCGACGAGAAGCTGATCACCCTGCTGCGCCATGACGGGCGGCGCAGCATCTCCGATCTGGCGGTCGAGCTGGGGGTGTCGCGGGCGACGGTGCGCTCGCGAATGGAACGGCTGGAACGCTCCGGCGTCATCATCGGCTACACGGTGATCCTGCGCGCCGACACGGTGGAGGCCCCCGTGCGCGGCATCATGCTGATCGAGGTGGAGGGCCATTCCGCCGACCGGGCGGTGAAGGCGCTGAGCGGATTCCCGGAGGTTCTGGAGATCCACAGCACCAACGGCCGCTGGGACCTGATCGTGGAACTGTCGGCCGGCAGCCTGCCGGAACTGGATTCGGTGCTGCGCCGCATCCGGCTGATCCCCGGCATCACCAGCAGCGAGACCAACCTGCTCCTCGCCACCCCGCGCAGCACCCGGGCGAGGCTATAA
- a CDS encoding NAD-glutamate dehydrogenase: MGVVRGLVEDVTGQLSELVRSRLGRDRGEKTGRFIRRFYADVPPDDLARVPTDHLYGAAVAIWQWGQQRTPGTARVRVYNPGLETHGWHSGRTIVEIVNDDMPFLVDSVMAELNRQGLTVHLVIHPVLRVARDGQGKLTDLHDGAVGPAGALPESFMHVEIDVRSAAEDLERIRQGLETVLADVRAAVQDWQPMRERLDRATAAVAAGIAGLPAEEVEEGGEFLRWLTRDNFTFLGYREYRFDESGDEPMLALVEESALGVLRDPSVIVLEGLQHFHSLPPSVRDFIRAPRVLMVAKADRRSTVHRPVHMDVILVKHFGADGRVVGEDLFVGLFTATAYNRSPREIPFLRRKVAAVMGRAGFDPHGHNGKALLNILETYPRDELFQVEADELFDSARGILNLQERQRLALFVRQDPFERFASCLVYVPRDRFDTSLRLRLQSILETAFAGTCMSSSTQLSDSTLARLHVIIRTEPGHVPAVDVAELEARLVQAARGWGDRLKDALIEAHGEETGAALLRRYADAFPVGYRDAFTAETALHDIDRIEQTLASRRLAIALFRPLEAEPDELHVKIYHPGRPVPLSDVLPMLEHMDLKIVTEQPYEVTPAGAADGVWIHDFTARTQSGAPVGAAGTSDAPAAPADAAIDPARVKQTFQEAFAAVWDGRMEDDGFNRLILRAGLDARAVTVLRAYAKYLRQARFAYAQDTVEATLAAHPRTTRLIVRLFHARFAPNRGDVAGEDVAGGDEAALLAAIDAALDAVGNLDEDRILRRFVNLVRATLRTNAFQRGPDGQPKPYLSLKLDSRAVEELPLPRPWVEVFVYSPRMEGVHLRGGRVARGGIRWSDRREDFRTEILGLMKAQMVKNTVIVPVGSKGGFVVKRPPPAAAGREAQLAEGIECYKTLMRGLLDLTDTLDAEGRVLPPPDLVRHDGDDPYLVVAADKGTATFSDIANSVSLDYGFWLGDAFASGGSAGYDHKRMGITARGAWESVKRHFRELGTDIQTTGFTVVGVGDMSGDVFGNGMLLSRHIRLLAAFDHRHIFLDPDPDPAASWAERKRLFDLPRSSWADYDRALLSRGGMIVERTAKTVELTAEVRARFAIEATSIAPAELMRRLLAAPVDLLWFGGIGTYVKASGESQAEAGDKANDALRIDGRDIRARVVGEGANLGVTQRGRIEAAQAGVRLNTDAIDNSAGVDTSDHEVNIKILLGDVVGRGDMTTKQRDRLLAEMTDEVAGLVLADNYRQTQAISVAQAQGADLLEAQARFIRSLEKAGRLNRAIEYLPDEEELAARMADRRGLTRPELAVLLAYAKITLYDELLASDLPDDPFMAEDLLRYFPQPLQQRHGEAIARHRLRREIVASSVTNSLVNRLGPTFVKETVEKTGMGPADVARAYTIVRDVYGLRALWAGIDALDTLVPAALQTGLVLETVHLMERAVNWFLAHAGHPLDIAAETAAYRPGVEALLAGLDGFLDAEEAGRLAARVASSTGQGVPEDLARRLAALPVLAAAPDLVRIAGRTGRAVEAVGSVYYGLGRRFGLEWLRDRAASAKVDNHWQKQAVGAIIDDLFAHQTALTVRVLEAGGEDPVEGWIAQRRPVVERVEQLLSELRTQPAVDLAMLAVANRQLRGLTAG; the protein is encoded by the coding sequence ATGGGTGTCGTGCGTGGGCTTGTCGAGGACGTGACGGGCCAGCTCTCCGAACTGGTGCGCAGCCGGCTCGGCCGGGACCGTGGTGAGAAGACCGGGCGCTTCATCCGGCGCTTCTATGCGGACGTGCCGCCGGACGATCTGGCGCGGGTGCCGACCGACCACCTCTACGGTGCGGCGGTGGCGATCTGGCAGTGGGGCCAGCAGCGCACCCCCGGGACGGCCCGCGTGCGCGTCTACAACCCGGGCCTGGAGACGCACGGCTGGCACTCCGGCCGCACGATCGTCGAGATCGTCAACGACGACATGCCCTTCCTGGTCGACTCGGTGATGGCGGAGCTGAACCGCCAGGGGCTGACCGTCCATCTCGTCATCCATCCCGTCCTGCGCGTGGCGCGCGACGGCCAGGGCAAGCTGACGGACCTCCACGACGGCGCCGTCGGCCCGGCCGGTGCGCTGCCCGAATCCTTCATGCATGTCGAGATCGACGTCCGCTCCGCAGCGGAGGATCTGGAGCGCATCCGCCAGGGGCTGGAAACGGTGCTGGCCGACGTCCGCGCCGCCGTGCAGGACTGGCAGCCGATGCGCGAGCGGCTCGACCGGGCGACCGCCGCGGTGGCCGCCGGCATCGCCGGCCTGCCGGCCGAAGAGGTGGAGGAGGGGGGCGAATTCCTCCGCTGGCTCACCCGCGACAACTTCACCTTCCTCGGCTACCGCGAATACCGCTTCGACGAATCGGGCGACGAGCCGATGCTGGCGCTGGTCGAGGAGAGCGCGCTCGGCGTCCTGCGCGATCCCTCGGTGATCGTGCTGGAAGGGCTGCAGCATTTCCACTCCCTGCCGCCCAGCGTGCGCGATTTCATCCGCGCCCCGCGCGTGCTGATGGTCGCCAAGGCCGACCGCCGCTCCACCGTCCATCGTCCGGTCCATATGGACGTGATCCTGGTGAAGCATTTCGGCGCCGACGGCCGGGTGGTGGGGGAGGATCTGTTCGTCGGCCTGTTCACCGCCACCGCCTACAACCGCAGCCCGCGCGAGATCCCGTTCCTGCGCCGCAAGGTGGCGGCGGTGATGGGGCGCGCCGGCTTCGACCCCCACGGCCATAACGGCAAGGCGCTGCTCAACATCCTGGAGACCTATCCGCGCGACGAGCTGTTCCAGGTCGAGGCCGACGAGCTGTTCGACAGCGCCCGCGGCATCCTCAACCTGCAGGAGCGCCAGCGGCTCGCCCTGTTCGTCCGCCAGGACCCGTTCGAGCGCTTCGCCTCCTGCCTCGTCTATGTCCCGCGCGACCGCTTCGACACCAGCCTGCGCCTGCGCCTGCAGTCGATCCTGGAGACCGCCTTCGCCGGCACCTGCATGTCGAGCAGCACCCAGCTCTCGGACAGCACGCTGGCGCGTCTGCACGTGATCATCCGGACGGAGCCGGGGCATGTGCCGGCGGTCGACGTGGCGGAGCTGGAGGCGCGGCTGGTCCAGGCGGCGCGCGGCTGGGGCGACCGCCTCAAGGACGCGCTGATCGAGGCGCACGGCGAGGAGACCGGCGCCGCCCTGCTGCGCCGCTACGCCGACGCCTTCCCGGTCGGCTACCGCGACGCCTTCACCGCCGAGACCGCGCTGCACGACATCGACCGCATCGAGCAGACGCTGGCCTCCCGCCGCCTCGCCATCGCGCTCTTCCGCCCGCTCGAGGCCGAGCCCGACGAGCTGCACGTCAAGATCTACCACCCCGGTCGCCCGGTGCCGCTCTCCGACGTGCTGCCCATGCTCGAGCACATGGACCTCAAGATCGTCACCGAGCAGCCCTACGAGGTCACCCCCGCCGGGGCCGCCGACGGCGTCTGGATCCACGACTTCACCGCCCGCACCCAGAGCGGCGCCCCGGTCGGCGCGGCCGGGACCAGCGACGCCCCCGCCGCCCCCGCCGACGCCGCCATCGACCCGGCCCGCGTCAAGCAGACCTTCCAGGAGGCCTTCGCCGCGGTGTGGGACGGCCGCATGGAGGATGACGGCTTCAACCGCCTGATCCTGCGCGCCGGCCTCGATGCCCGCGCCGTCACCGTGCTGCGCGCCTACGCCAAGTACCTGCGCCAGGCCCGCTTCGCCTATGCCCAGGACACCGTCGAGGCCACCCTGGCCGCCCATCCCCGCACCACCCGCCTCATCGTCCGCCTCTTCCACGCCCGCTTCGCGCCAAACAGGGGGGATGTGGCCGGCGAGGATGTGGCCGGCGGGGACGAGGCGGCGCTGCTCGCCGCCATCGACGCGGCGCTGGACGCGGTGGGCAACCTCGACGAGGACCGCATCCTGCGGCGCTTCGTCAACCTGGTGCGCGCCACCCTGCGCACCAACGCCTTCCAGCGCGGCCCCGACGGCCAGCCCAAGCCCTACCTCTCGCTCAAGCTCGACAGCCGCGCGGTGGAGGAGCTGCCGCTGCCGCGCCCCTGGGTCGAGGTCTTCGTCTACAGCCCGCGCATGGAGGGCGTGCACCTGCGCGGCGGCAGGGTGGCGCGCGGCGGCATCCGCTGGTCCGACCGCCGCGAGGACTTCCGCACCGAGATCCTCGGGCTGATGAAGGCCCAGATGGTCAAGAACACCGTCATCGTGCCGGTCGGCTCCAAGGGCGGCTTCGTCGTCAAGCGCCCGCCGCCCGCGGCGGCCGGCCGCGAGGCGCAGCTCGCCGAGGGCATCGAGTGCTACAAGACGCTGATGCGCGGCCTGCTCGACCTCACCGACACGCTCGACGCCGAGGGGCGCGTGCTGCCGCCGCCCGACCTGGTGCGCCACGACGGCGACGACCCCTATCTGGTGGTGGCGGCCGACAAGGGCACCGCGACCTTCTCCGACATCGCCAACTCGGTCTCGCTCGACTACGGCTTCTGGCTCGGCGACGCCTTCGCGTCGGGCGGCTCGGCCGGCTACGACCACAAGAGGATGGGCATCACCGCCCGCGGCGCCTGGGAGAGCGTGAAGCGCCATTTCCGCGAGCTCGGCACCGACATCCAGACCACCGGCTTCACCGTGGTCGGCGTCGGCGACATGTCGGGCGACGTCTTCGGCAACGGCATGCTGCTGTCGCGCCACATCCGCCTGCTCGCCGCCTTCGACCACCGCCACATCTTCCTCGACCCCGATCCCGACCCGGCGGCGAGCTGGGCCGAGCGCAAGCGGCTGTTCGACCTGCCGCGCTCCTCCTGGGCCGACTACGACCGGGCGCTGCTGTCCAGGGGCGGCATGATCGTCGAGCGCACGGCCAAGACGGTGGAGCTGACGGCGGAGGTGCGCGCCCGCTTCGCCATCGAGGCGACCAGCATCGCGCCGGCCGAGCTGATGCGCCGGCTGCTCGCCGCCCCGGTCGACCTGCTGTGGTTCGGCGGCATCGGCACCTACGTCAAGGCGAGCGGCGAGAGCCAGGCGGAGGCCGGCGACAAGGCCAACGACGCGCTGCGCATCGACGGGCGCGACATCCGCGCCCGGGTGGTCGGCGAGGGCGCCAACCTCGGCGTCACCCAGCGCGGCCGCATCGAGGCGGCGCAGGCCGGGGTGCGGCTGAACACCGACGCCATCGACAACTCGGCCGGCGTCGACACCTCCGACCACGAGGTGAACATCAAGATCCTGCTGGGCGACGTGGTCGGGCGCGGCGACATGACGACCAAGCAGCGCGACCGGCTGCTGGCGGAGATGACCGACGAGGTGGCCGGTCTGGTGCTGGCCGACAACTACCGCCAGACCCAGGCGATCAGCGTGGCGCAGGCGCAGGGGGCCGACCTGCTGGAGGCGCAGGCGCGCTTCATCCGTTCGCTGGAGAAGGCGGGGCGGCTCAACCGGGCCATCGAGTATCTGCCGGACGAGGAGGAGCTGGCGGCGCGCATGGCCGACCGCCGCGGCCTGACGCGGCCGGAGCTGGCGGTGCTGCTGGCCTATGCCAAGATCACGCTGTACGACGAGCTGCTGGCCTCGGACCTGCCGGACGATCCCTTCATGGCGGAGGACCTGCTGCGCTACTTCCCGCAGCCGCTGCAGCAGCGCCATGGCGAGGCGATCGCGCGGCACCGGCTGCGGCGGGAGATCGTGGCGAGTTCGGTGACCAACAGCCTGGTCAACCGGCTGGGGCCGACCTTCGTGAAGGAGACGGTGGAGAAGACGGGCATGGGTCCGGCGGACGTGGCGCGGGCCTACACCATCGTGCGCGACGTCTACGGTCTGCGGGCGCTGTGGGCGGGGATCGACGCGCTGGACACGCTGGTCCCGGCGGCGCTGCAGACGGGGCTGGTCCTGGAGACGGTGCATCTGATGGAGCGGGCGGTGAACTGGTTCCTGGCGCATGCCGGGCACCCGCTGGACATCGCGGCGGAGACGGCGGCCTACCGTCCGGGGGTGGAGGCCCTGCTGGCGGGTCTCGACGGCTTCCTCGACGCCGAGGAGGCGGGGCGTCTGGCGGCGCGGGTGGCGTCCTCGACCGGGCAGGGGGTGCCGGAGGATCTGGCGCGGCGTCTGGCGGCGCTTCCGGTTCTGGCGGCGGCGCCGGACCTGGTGCGGATCGCCGGGCGGACGGGCCGGGCGGTCGAGGCGGTGGGGTCGGTCTATTACGGCCTGGGCCGGCGCTTCGGCCTGGAGTGGCTGCGCGACCGGGCGGCGAGCGCCAAGGTGGACAACCACTGGCAGAAGCAGGCGGTGGGGGCGATCATCGACGACCTGTTCGCGCACCAGACGGCCCTGACGGTGCGGGTTCTGGAGGCGGGGGGCGAGGACCCGGTGGAGGGCTGGATCGCCCAGCGCCGCCCGGTGGTCGAGCGGGTGGAGCAGCTCCTGTCGGAGCTGCGCACCCAGCCGGCCGTCGACCTCGCCATGCTCGCCGTCGCCAACCGCCAGCTCCGCGGCCTCACCGCAGGGTGA